The following coding sequences are from one Triplophysa dalaica isolate WHDGS20190420 chromosome 12, ASM1584641v1, whole genome shotgun sequence window:
- the nod1 gene encoding nucleotide-binding oligomerization domain-containing protein 1 isoform X2, producing MMDSCKGSPVSYVKLLRVHRELLVGQVKNTQCLLDNLLMNNFICTEDREIIQRSTTKTDQVRSILELVQSKGEECSAYLIHVLHEAYDAYIDLRSWFLDIHYSPLESIRDVPVINTDPISRYCEKLRGELGRDTQFITSYSRSEDTRLEDLYTDTQMELLSDNGESLGFIQDLNHLLGDQGVFNQQAETIFITGDAGVGKSILLQKLQNLWSRRELNTCGKFFFKFRCRMFSAFKETDEISLKELIFKHNCYPDVDPDDEVFAYILRFPETVLFTFDGYDEIQMDFHLDNVPEVVSPEDKTHPLLLLMNLLCGKLLRGSRKVLTARTGTEVQRRVIRKKVCLRGFSPEHLRTYTALHFPETEHMTLVSVQLDANPHLCGLCSIPLFSWIILKTFRHFLSVYDTLQLPDSCITLTNVFLLLSEVFLGRATARPGLLKRSTRCPADTFKSGEAKLWAFARLALHGLERGGFVFGVEEVMSCGLDEKDLQFGFLRPVSHYDTFGGSATFEFLHVTLQAFLAAFCLVMDTNITADAILRFFSRCEYKHKSRSSCFSCMGRSRPREKDPFQTNEHFQFANLFLCGLLSKPNAALLEHLVPPFTLKKKRKTLKSYLSNSVRTHLKGLPRYPSTDIQGYKVHAMPNFMWMLRCIFETNSEEVAQMTANGISADYIKIAFCNIYSADCSALNFVLHHRKKHLGVDMDNNNISDYGVKQLTHSFSKMTVVRLCVNQLTDSSIEVLAKELITHKVIKVLGLYKNHITDVGAKLIAEMIEECPHLRIVKLGCNNITSLGGTHLARAIHKSKSIFDVGMWGNSIGDGGAEAFAEALKNHPSLTNLSLSANDITSRGGRSLAKALKENTSLNIFWLIQNKICDDAASDLADAFRTNSALTHLMLIENQLTVHGARQLSDALSINTTLKEVKLPQDAVHAQT from the exons ATGATGGACTCTTGTAAAGGAAGTCCAGTGTCGTATGTGAAGCTTCTGAGGGTCCACCGGGAGCTTCTGGTGGGTCAGGTGAAGAACACACAGTGTCTGCTGGACAATCTGCTCATGAACAACTTCATCTGTACTGAAGACAGAGAGATCATACAGAGAAGCACCACCAAAACTGACCAG GTGCGCAGTATTCTGGAGTTGGTTCAGAGTAAAGGAGAAGAATGTTCTGCATATCTCATCCATGTTCTTCATGAGGCATATGATGCTTATATTGACCTGCGGTCGTGGTTCCTTGATATTCACTACAGTCCATTAGAATCTATAAGAGACGTTCCTGTGATCAACACAGACCCCA TCAGCAGGTACTGTGAGAAGCTGAGGGGTGAACTGGGAAGAGACACTCAGTTCATCACGTCTTACTCGAGGAGTGAAGACACACGTCTGGAGGATCTGTACACGGACACACAGATGGAGCTGCTGAGTGACAACGGTGAAAGTTTGGGCTTCATACAGGATCTGAACCACCTGTTAGGAGATCAGGGAGTCTTCAACCAGCAGGCCGAGACCATCTTCATCACAGGCGACGCTGGCGTGGGTAAATCCATCCTGCTTCAGAAGCTTCAGAATCTGTGGTCCAGGAGAGAGCTGAACACCTGCGGCAAGTTCTTCTTCAAATTCCGCTGTAGGATGTTCAGCGCTTTCAAAGAAACGGACGAGATCTCGCTGAAGGAGCTCATCTTCAAACACAACTGCTATCCGGATGTAGACCCCGATGATGAAGTCTTCGCCTACATCTTAAGATTCCCGGAGACGGTGCTTTTCACCTTCGATGGATACGACGAGATCCAAATGGACTTCCACTTGGATAACGTACCCGAGGTGGTGTCACCGGAGGATAAGACGCACCCGCTTCTTCTCCTCATGAATCTGCTCTGTGGTAAACTGTTGAGAGGTTCCCGCAAGGTTCTGACGGCGCGGACAGGCACTGAGGTCCAGCGCAGAGTGATCAGGAAGAAGGTTTGTCTGCGAGGGTTCTCGCCAGAGCACCTGAGGACGTACACGGCTCTGCATTTCCCAGAGACGGAACATATGACGCTGGTGAGCGTGCAGCTGGACGCGAACCCTCATCTGTGCGGCCTCTGCTCCATCCCGCTCTTCAGCTGGATCATCCTAAAGACCTTCAGacattttctctctgtttatgaCACCTTGCAGTTACCCGACTCCTGCATCACCCTCACCAACGTGTTCCTGCTCCTCTCCGAGGTGTTCTTGGGTCGCGCGACTGCTCGGCCGGGTCTCCTGAAGCGCAGCACCAGGTGTCCTGCCGACACCTTTAAATCGGGTGAAGCAAAGCTTTGGGCCTTTGCTAGACTGGCTCTGCATGGTCTGGAGCGAGGGGGATTTGTGTTCGGTGTGGAAGAGGTGATGTCCTGCGGGTTGGACGAGAAAGACCTTCAGTTCGGCTTCCTGAGGCCCGTCTCTCACTACGACACCTTTGGAGGATCCGCTACCTTCGAGTTTCTCCACGTGACCCTGCAGGCGTTCCTCGCTGCTTTTTGTCTGGTGATGGACACGAACATCACAGCCGATGCTATTCTGAGGTTCTTCTCCAGATgtgaatacaaacacaagtcCCGTTCCTCTTGTTTCTCGTGTATGGGAAGATCACGGCCCAGAGAGAAGGACCCGTTTCAGACAAACGAACACTTTCAGTTTGCTAACCTCTTTCTGTGCGGCCTCTTGTCCAAACCCAACGCCGCGCTCCTGGAGCATCTGGTCCCACCGTTCACGCTGAAGAAAAAACGGAAGACACTGAAGTCATACCTGTCTAACAGCGTGAGGACGCATCTGAAGGGTCTGCCTCGATACCCATCCACGGACATCCAGGGTTACAAAGTGCACGCCATGCCCAACTTCATGTGGATGTTGCGCTGTATATTTGAGACCAACAGCGAGGAAGTGGCCCAGATGACGGCCAACGGCATATCGGCAGATTATATAAAGATCGCATTCTGTAACATTTACTCGGCGGACTGCAGCGCGCTCAACTTTGTGCTGCACCACCGGAAGAAGCATCTGGGGGTCGACATggacaacaacaacatcagtGATTATGGTGTGAAACAGCTGACACATTCCTTCAGTAAAATGACCGTGGTAAG ATTGTGTGTGAATCAGCTTACGGACAGCAGCATCGAGGTTCTGGCTAAGGAACTCATCACACATAAAGTCATCAAGGTTCTGGG TCTTTACAAGAATCACATCACAGACGTTGGAGCCAAACTGATAGCAGAGATGATTGAAGAATGTCCTCATCTTCGCATTGTCAA acTTGGCTGTAACAACATCACATCTTTAGGTGGGACACATCTCGCCAGAGCAATTCACAAGAGCAAATCCATCTTTGATGTGGG AATGTGGGGTAATTCCATCGGTGACGGGGGGGCAGAGGCTTTCGCTGAGGCTTTAAAGAATCACCCCAGCCTGACAAACCTCAG TCTCTCTGCCAACGATATCACGTCTCGGGGTGGACGAAGTTTGGCTAAAGCTCTGAAGGAGAACACAAGCCTAAACATCTTCTG GCTGATACAGAATAAAATCTGTGATGATGCCGCGTCTGATCTTGCCGATGCGTTCAGGACGAACTCCGCACTGACCCATCTGAT GTTAATAGAAAACCAGCTGACCGTTCACGGAGCCAGACAGCTTTCTGATGCGCTCTCCATCAACACTACACTGAAAGAAGTCAA gttaccgcaggatgcagttcatgcccagacctga
- the nod1 gene encoding nucleotide-binding oligomerization domain-containing protein 1 isoform X1 → MMDSCKGSPVSYVKLLRVHRELLVGQVKNTQCLLDNLLMNNFICTEDREIIQRSTTKTDQVRSILELVQSKGEECSAYLIHVLHEAYDAYIDLRSWFLDIHYSPLESIRDVPVINTDPISRYCEKLRGELGRDTQFITSYSRSEDTRLEDLYTDTQMELLSDNGESLGFIQDLNHLLGDQGVFNQQAETIFITGDAGVGKSILLQKLQNLWSRRELNTCGKFFFKFRCRMFSAFKETDEISLKELIFKHNCYPDVDPDDEVFAYILRFPETVLFTFDGYDEIQMDFHLDNVPEVVSPEDKTHPLLLLMNLLCGKLLRGSRKVLTARTGTEVQRRVIRKKVCLRGFSPEHLRTYTALHFPETEHMTLVSVQLDANPHLCGLCSIPLFSWIILKTFRHFLSVYDTLQLPDSCITLTNVFLLLSEVFLGRATARPGLLKRSTRCPADTFKSGEAKLWAFARLALHGLERGGFVFGVEEVMSCGLDEKDLQFGFLRPVSHYDTFGGSATFEFLHVTLQAFLAAFCLVMDTNITADAILRFFSRCEYKHKSRSSCFSCMGRSRPREKDPFQTNEHFQFANLFLCGLLSKPNAALLEHLVPPFTLKKKRKTLKSYLSNSVRTHLKGLPRYPSTDIQGYKVHAMPNFMWMLRCIFETNSEEVAQMTANGISADYIKIAFCNIYSADCSALNFVLHHRKKHLGVDMDNNNISDYGVKQLTHSFSKMTVVRLCVNQLTDSSIEVLAKELITHKVIKVLGLYKNHITDVGAKLIAEMIEECPHLRIVKLGCNNITSLGGTHLARAIHKSKSIFDVGMWGNSIGDGGAEAFAEALKNHPSLTNLSLSANDITSRGGRSLAKALKENTSLNIFWLIQNKICDDAASDLADAFRTNSALTHLMLIENQLTVHGARQLSDALSINTTLKEVNVKGNRISETEEKLFQAEKRLRFR, encoded by the exons ATGATGGACTCTTGTAAAGGAAGTCCAGTGTCGTATGTGAAGCTTCTGAGGGTCCACCGGGAGCTTCTGGTGGGTCAGGTGAAGAACACACAGTGTCTGCTGGACAATCTGCTCATGAACAACTTCATCTGTACTGAAGACAGAGAGATCATACAGAGAAGCACCACCAAAACTGACCAG GTGCGCAGTATTCTGGAGTTGGTTCAGAGTAAAGGAGAAGAATGTTCTGCATATCTCATCCATGTTCTTCATGAGGCATATGATGCTTATATTGACCTGCGGTCGTGGTTCCTTGATATTCACTACAGTCCATTAGAATCTATAAGAGACGTTCCTGTGATCAACACAGACCCCA TCAGCAGGTACTGTGAGAAGCTGAGGGGTGAACTGGGAAGAGACACTCAGTTCATCACGTCTTACTCGAGGAGTGAAGACACACGTCTGGAGGATCTGTACACGGACACACAGATGGAGCTGCTGAGTGACAACGGTGAAAGTTTGGGCTTCATACAGGATCTGAACCACCTGTTAGGAGATCAGGGAGTCTTCAACCAGCAGGCCGAGACCATCTTCATCACAGGCGACGCTGGCGTGGGTAAATCCATCCTGCTTCAGAAGCTTCAGAATCTGTGGTCCAGGAGAGAGCTGAACACCTGCGGCAAGTTCTTCTTCAAATTCCGCTGTAGGATGTTCAGCGCTTTCAAAGAAACGGACGAGATCTCGCTGAAGGAGCTCATCTTCAAACACAACTGCTATCCGGATGTAGACCCCGATGATGAAGTCTTCGCCTACATCTTAAGATTCCCGGAGACGGTGCTTTTCACCTTCGATGGATACGACGAGATCCAAATGGACTTCCACTTGGATAACGTACCCGAGGTGGTGTCACCGGAGGATAAGACGCACCCGCTTCTTCTCCTCATGAATCTGCTCTGTGGTAAACTGTTGAGAGGTTCCCGCAAGGTTCTGACGGCGCGGACAGGCACTGAGGTCCAGCGCAGAGTGATCAGGAAGAAGGTTTGTCTGCGAGGGTTCTCGCCAGAGCACCTGAGGACGTACACGGCTCTGCATTTCCCAGAGACGGAACATATGACGCTGGTGAGCGTGCAGCTGGACGCGAACCCTCATCTGTGCGGCCTCTGCTCCATCCCGCTCTTCAGCTGGATCATCCTAAAGACCTTCAGacattttctctctgtttatgaCACCTTGCAGTTACCCGACTCCTGCATCACCCTCACCAACGTGTTCCTGCTCCTCTCCGAGGTGTTCTTGGGTCGCGCGACTGCTCGGCCGGGTCTCCTGAAGCGCAGCACCAGGTGTCCTGCCGACACCTTTAAATCGGGTGAAGCAAAGCTTTGGGCCTTTGCTAGACTGGCTCTGCATGGTCTGGAGCGAGGGGGATTTGTGTTCGGTGTGGAAGAGGTGATGTCCTGCGGGTTGGACGAGAAAGACCTTCAGTTCGGCTTCCTGAGGCCCGTCTCTCACTACGACACCTTTGGAGGATCCGCTACCTTCGAGTTTCTCCACGTGACCCTGCAGGCGTTCCTCGCTGCTTTTTGTCTGGTGATGGACACGAACATCACAGCCGATGCTATTCTGAGGTTCTTCTCCAGATgtgaatacaaacacaagtcCCGTTCCTCTTGTTTCTCGTGTATGGGAAGATCACGGCCCAGAGAGAAGGACCCGTTTCAGACAAACGAACACTTTCAGTTTGCTAACCTCTTTCTGTGCGGCCTCTTGTCCAAACCCAACGCCGCGCTCCTGGAGCATCTGGTCCCACCGTTCACGCTGAAGAAAAAACGGAAGACACTGAAGTCATACCTGTCTAACAGCGTGAGGACGCATCTGAAGGGTCTGCCTCGATACCCATCCACGGACATCCAGGGTTACAAAGTGCACGCCATGCCCAACTTCATGTGGATGTTGCGCTGTATATTTGAGACCAACAGCGAGGAAGTGGCCCAGATGACGGCCAACGGCATATCGGCAGATTATATAAAGATCGCATTCTGTAACATTTACTCGGCGGACTGCAGCGCGCTCAACTTTGTGCTGCACCACCGGAAGAAGCATCTGGGGGTCGACATggacaacaacaacatcagtGATTATGGTGTGAAACAGCTGACACATTCCTTCAGTAAAATGACCGTGGTAAG ATTGTGTGTGAATCAGCTTACGGACAGCAGCATCGAGGTTCTGGCTAAGGAACTCATCACACATAAAGTCATCAAGGTTCTGGG TCTTTACAAGAATCACATCACAGACGTTGGAGCCAAACTGATAGCAGAGATGATTGAAGAATGTCCTCATCTTCGCATTGTCAA acTTGGCTGTAACAACATCACATCTTTAGGTGGGACACATCTCGCCAGAGCAATTCACAAGAGCAAATCCATCTTTGATGTGGG AATGTGGGGTAATTCCATCGGTGACGGGGGGGCAGAGGCTTTCGCTGAGGCTTTAAAGAATCACCCCAGCCTGACAAACCTCAG TCTCTCTGCCAACGATATCACGTCTCGGGGTGGACGAAGTTTGGCTAAAGCTCTGAAGGAGAACACAAGCCTAAACATCTTCTG GCTGATACAGAATAAAATCTGTGATGATGCCGCGTCTGATCTTGCCGATGCGTTCAGGACGAACTCCGCACTGACCCATCTGAT GTTAATAGAAAACCAGCTGACCGTTCACGGAGCCAGACAGCTTTCTGATGCGCTCTCCATCAACACTACACTGAAAGAAGTCAA TGTTAAAGGAAACCGAATCtctgaaacagaagaaaaactcTTTCAGGCAGAAAAGAGGCTTCGCTTCCGCTGA
- the ggctb gene encoding gamma-glutamylcyclotransferase b, which produces MFVIKLCFISTCLIGLVLLCSAVPLPTDASEMDNTTHHGNDSAFLYFAYGSNLLKERLQLKNPSASVYCVAKLKDYKLVFGNPKGQESQRWHGGVATIEHSPGDEVWGVVWRMNISDLESLDRQESVKRGTYSPMEASVSTSDQDFNCRSYIMNSCVHAPPSPQYLQVIVMGAEQNGLPEDYQEKLRSIETNKYEGSLPVMKELSKAVKKSKERKEETLSDD; this is translated from the exons atgTTCGTCATTAAACTCTGTTTCATCAGCACCTGCCTGATCGGACTCGTGCTTCTGTGCTCTGCAG TCCCTCTGCCCACCGACGCCTCAGAGATGGACAACACCACACATCACGGCAACGATTCCGCCTTCCTGTACTTTGCCTATGGAAGTAATCTCCTGAAGGAGCGTCTACAGCTCAAGAACCCGTCAGCAAGCGTTTACTGCGTGGCCAAGCTGAAG GACTACAAGCTGGTCTTTGGAAACCCCAAAGGGCAGGAAAGCCAACGCTGGCATGGGGGTGTGGCCACTATCGAGCACAGCCCGGGGGATGAGGTGTGGGGTGTGGTGTGGAGGATGAACATATCCGACCTGGAGTCCTTGGACAG ACAGGAGAGTGTTAAACGAGGGACGTACAGCCCGATGGAGGCGTCCGTCTCCACCAGCGACCAGGACTTCAACTGTCGCTCTTACATCATGAACAGCTGTGTGCACGCTCCACCATCTCCACAGTATCTGCAG GTGATCGTGATGGGGGCGGAACAGAACGGCTTACCAGAGGACTACCAAGAGAAGCTCAGGTCTATTGAAACCAACAAATACGAGGGTTCTCTGCCTGTGATGAAAGAACTGTCGAAAGCTGTGAAGAAATCTAAAGAACGTAAAGAAGAGACGCTATCTGATGATTAG